The DNA sequence TGGATCTGGTACAGGTGGTCATCCCAGtcatgtgaaaaaataagaatatcatctaAGTAAACCAGCACTCCTTTTAATCCCTGCATTACCTTGTTCATTGCCCTCTGGAAAGTAGCGGGGCAATTCCTCATGCCAAATGGGGCTACTACATACTGGAAAAGTCCAAAAGGGGTGATGAAGGCAGAGACTATCTGAGCTCTTTCAGTAAGGGCTATTTGATAATGCCCTTTTAATAGGTCCAGCTTAGTAACAAATTTGGCTTGACCCACTTCATCTATCAGGTCGTCTACCCGAGGCAGAGGATAGGCGTCAGGAATGGTGACGGCGTTGACCCGTCGGTAATCCGTGCAGAATCGCAGTTGTCCGTTCTCCTTGGGTACTAGGAGGCAGGGTGATGCCCATGGGGAGCTGCTGGGTATAGCCAAGCCCTGCTCTAATAAGTACTGGACCTCCTTCTGCATCTGTTCTCGTTTCCGGGGGTTGACTCTGTAGGGAGACTGCTTGATAGGGAAGGTCCCTGGGAGCACCTTCACATCATGGCGGAGGACATTACAGATTTTAGGATGGTCACTGAACACGTCATACTGGGAGATCAATCTTGAGATATCCAGTGCtcgagaggatgaaagatgacGGAGCTGATCATCTAAGTGTTGGATAATGTAGGTGTTGTTTTGCGTGTCCTTGGGATGTATGGTGTTTGTGTCAATCTCAGTGGTAATACATTTATCATACATCAATGAACACACAGAGGCAGGTTTTAACTCTGAGTCAGCCTCCTGGGGTTCAATGGTACCACAGGAAGCTACTCTAGGGGTTGGTTGGGCGCCAGTCACAGGGGTtctacatttatacatttttaggaGATTAACGTGTATTAACTGTGTTGCCTTTCGGCGGTCTGGAGTGtttatgatgtagttgttatctcCTACCTTTTCCACTACCTCATCATCATCTGGGACCTTAGAGGGCCGGAACACTCTCATAAGAACTCCATCCTGTTTGTAAAAGGCAGGGTAATGAGTAATTTGATCTGGAGGGATAACCTTGTCATGAAATTGAGTCAAAGTAGTGTCTTCCTGTTGAGCCTCAGTGAGAAGTTTTTCAGAAAATATTTGATTGAGTTCAAGTGGGGATGGGCTCTTCTTTGGAAGTGAGAAAGTCTGATCAGATTTCCTTGCTTGTACACGAGTAGTGACACAAACAGGGAATAAGCCTGGTTGTTGCTCTTCTAACTGTACAGTGGGGTTATCCATCAGCATTGTGTCACTAATTACCAAAGGGGGAGTCACCTTACTGCCAGCTAGGTCATTAGCGAGGAGTAGTTGAGCATTAGGGATGGGTAAGGCTGGTTCTTCACTAACTCCTATTATCACTTCACCTCTTACTAGTGGGCTATCAAGATGTACCTTAGCTAATGCAATGGGGAAGGGGTCATGgaagtcttttaaatataccttttcaccTGTGTAACACTGTTCAATACCAGGGACTGCTGACTTCAGCACTAgggactgagctgaacaggtgtCTCTGACAATCTTAACTGGGTGATCCTTGTTATCAATGCTGATGGTGCCTACAGACCTGAAAGGCTCAAATAAGTCTTTaggtacagggaaggagggaagagcttgTATGGAAGCAACTGGCTTGGCAGGATATGTTTGAGCTACCTTGCACTTGGGATTAGGACAGTTCTTTATGAGGTGCCCCGGCTGTTtacaaaaagcacaaaatagaGGTGGTCCAGTACTACTGCCGGTCATTTTACCAACCCCTGAGTTACCTGAGTTCATCTTACCACTAGGAGTCTCGGTCAGCTTGTCTGAGGTTGCCTTGCGATTCACCAGGGAAAAAAGGTCCGCTAACTGAGCGGCTTTGAGaagatctgtttcttctttgttggtgatgtgTAACATTACTGAGTAAGGGAGCTTACGCATGAACTCTTCTAAGGCTAAGAGATTTACTAATTCGTCGTACGTGGTTATCGCGGCTGACTTAAGCCAACGCTTGAGAGCCCTCAGTTTCTCTGAGGCAAACTCTAGATAGGTTTGTTGCGGAGTTTTGAACATTTTTCGAAAAGACTGACGGTATCCTTCTGTGGTAATGGAGTACGTCGCTAGGATGCCCTGTTTGACACAGTCGTAATCCGTGTTGTTTTCGAGGCCGTTCACAATAGTTAAAGCCTTTTGGCTGAGTTTGGGTTTAAGAAGCCAAGGCCAGTCTTCTCGGGGCAGTTCAAAATGTACTGCTGTGTCCTCGAACTGTCCAAAGAAAGTTTCGGGGTCTTTGTCAGAGAACTGAGGGAGTAGTGAGAGATATTTAGTTAACTTTTGTTTGAGGTCAGCTGTGGTGGTTGATCGAGATTTTAATTGTGTGAGTTGGGTCTCgtggattctttctttttctctgtcctctctttctttttctctctcctctctttctttttctctctcctctctttctttttcctccttttcttttacatatgccagatctctttccgctttttctttttgaaaagCTAGTTCTTCTcgccttagttctctctcttctctctctctttctcttgctgcctctctctcttctctctctcttgctgcctctctctcttctctctctcttgctgcctctctctcttctctctctcttgctgcctctctctcttctctctctcttgctgcctctctctcttctctctctcttgctgcctctctctcttctctctctctttctcttgctgcctctctctcttctcttggtGCCATTAGTTTCAGCTTTTCGAGTTCGAGCATTAAACTGGCGTCGTGCTGTGAAGCAGCACTAGTGGCTTCACCTCCAAGGTGAACTAGGATTTGAGTTCGGAGTTCTTCCTTCCGAATGTCAGACGGATATGAGACATCAAACTGTCGGGCTATGTACTTTAAATCATCCTTTGTCACTTTGGCAGTTTGTAGCTCCGCCACAGAAGGATTACTGCAAAATGCGTCCAAGTTTAACTCATGCGACATGATTAATGAGCGTGAGGTCAATTGAACCAAATCAAGTGTGTCTGAGCCCTACACTGAAACCTGATCCAAGACCTAGGTTCGCCACCACGAGTCGGAAGGACCCGCGTGAACGACAGGTTCGAAACCACGAGTCGGAGGGAAATGAGTTGACCCGCGTGCATCGACAGAGACTCGTTTTTGAGTCTAGTTGAGTCAAGGTTAGCAACGCCTTAACTGTGCTT is a window from the Scylla paramamosain isolate STU-SP2022 chromosome 11, ASM3559412v1, whole genome shotgun sequence genome containing:
- the LOC135104992 gene encoding uncharacterized protein LOC135104992; protein product: MSHELNLDAFCSNPSVAELQTAKVTKDDLKYIARQFDVSYPSDIRKEELRTQILVHLGGEATSAASQHDASLMLELEKLKLMAPREEREAAREREREEREAAREREEREAAREREEREAAREREEREAAREREEREAAREREEREAAREREREERELRREELAFQKEKAERDLAYVKEKEEKEREEREKEREEREKEREDREKERIHETQLTQLKSRSTTTADLKQKLTKYLSLLPQFSDKDPETFFGQFEDTAVHFELPREDWPWLLKPKLSQKALTIVNGLENNTDYDCVKQGILATYSITTEGYRQSFRKMFKTPQQTYLEFASEKLRALKRWLKSAAITTYDELVNLLALEEFMRKLPYSVMLHITNKEETDLLKAAQLADLFSLVNRKATSDKLTETPSGKMNSGNSGVGKMTGSSTGPPLFCAFCKQPGHLIKNCPNPKCKVAQTYPAKPVASIQALPSFPVPKDLFEPFRSVGTISIDNKDHPVKIVRDTCSAQSLVLKSAVPGIEQCYTGEKVYLKDFHDPFPIALAKVHLDSPLVRGEVIIGVSEEPALPIPNAQLLLANDLAGSKVTPPLVISDTMLMDNPTVQLEEQQPGLFPVCVTTRVQARKSDQTFSLPKKSPSPLELNQIFSEKLLTEAQQEDTTLTQFHDKVIPPDQITHYPAFYKQDGVLMRVFRPSKVPDDDEVVEKVGDNNYIINTPDRRKATQLIHVNLLKMYKCRTPVTGAQPTPRVASCGTIEPQEADSELKPASVCSLMYDKCITTEIDTNTIHPKDTQNNTYIIQHLDDQLRHLSSSRALDISRLISQYDVFSDHPKICNVLRHDVKVLPGTFPIKQSPYRVNPRKREQMQKEVQYLLEQGLAIPSSSPWASPCLLVPKENGQLRFCTDYRRVNAVTIPDAYPLPRVDDLIDEIQNVLSRLQEANLTVKLAKSTFGAATVSYLGHQIGQGSVRLKTANVDAVLKYPTPTTRRELRRFLGMAGFYRRFCPNFADAAGPLTRLTSGNVAYEWTPACQHAFNQLKNLLAREPVLRAADFSKPFIIHTDASDHASGAALLQESDGIFHPVAYHSEKFNIHQKNYSTIEKELLAIISAIKKFEYYLQSNTQPLQIYTDHNPFTFLNRNRFTNQRLLRWSLQLQPYHIEMHHIKGLDNCLADTLSRLPTTPRITTRRDPEDPRILLPGMQSCLVNRSMEAAEGRALPEEPSTGPQTTHVLVESTFTGQEPPHFSNDAESFLLRHPKKGGMSHT